One window of Microcoleus vaginatus PCC 9802 genomic DNA carries:
- a CDS encoding flotillin family protein, which translates to MTKSRWLRKLLPLAVSFATAIAAAGAFGPPTSALSNPPPQAQEVQPAQAEGFSIPIWIYPVGAMFLVFIFIPKIGWTLGLIAIGEREVGIVTKKFSRKNLPSSRLIALDGEAGLQADTLPPGWHFGYFPWQYSIRKEPVVVVPQDEIGLIVANDGASIPADRILGKVVDSDNFQNARKFLTGGGEKGRQLAIITTGTYRINTALFEVITSANATKNGMQPSDLKVYKLAPDRVGIANVLDGTPIDEGEIAGPIIPGHDNFQKAQSFIKGGGRRGLQEQVILSGSWNLNPWFVQVEQVKMTEVPIGYVGVVISYVGRSHQDVSGAAFTHGNLVNKGDKGVWVEPLYPGKHPINTKVMKVELVPTTDVVLNFTSRFSGEHGYDSKLSALKLLSFDGFTFELEVFQIIHVGTLDAPRVISRQGSMQNLIDQVLRPIVGNYFRNSAQEYTILDFLIARSERQAEAAEHVRQALRAYDVQAVDTLIGLISPPPELMQTLTDRKIAQEQEKTYDVQRISQSQRQELVRATAIADIQNQVVAAEQGVKIAQLSATAAIEHASGEAEGIRLMGQAKADAYQVGVNALGTQSYTLLQLMQAISDGSVRVVPDVAVNGNGASGGLLDGLMGMMMWNQTSKNGEKGGILPVLNLQKSEPALVEDAAQLPVAKVNSVKPMKSPKSPKSPDFPTHSPVAKSEAVAETDIASVFDKLRPEYPNHSPVGKFEDVAEIDIDSVFGELQFDEI; encoded by the coding sequence ATGACTAAATCACGTTGGCTTCGCAAACTTTTACCATTAGCAGTATCTTTCGCAACTGCGATCGCAGCAGCAGGCGCTTTTGGCCCGCCAACTTCCGCTCTAAGCAATCCGCCGCCGCAAGCCCAAGAAGTTCAACCAGCCCAAGCAGAAGGATTTAGCATTCCGATTTGGATCTATCCCGTAGGAGCAATGTTCCTAGTTTTCATCTTTATACCCAAGATTGGCTGGACTTTGGGATTAATTGCGATCGGCGAACGAGAAGTGGGAATTGTTACCAAGAAATTTTCTCGCAAAAATTTGCCATCCAGTAGATTAATTGCTCTCGATGGCGAAGCAGGTTTGCAAGCAGATACCCTTCCTCCCGGCTGGCATTTTGGTTATTTTCCCTGGCAATATAGCATTCGCAAAGAACCTGTTGTTGTCGTTCCTCAAGATGAAATCGGTTTAATTGTTGCCAATGACGGAGCCAGCATTCCTGCCGATCGGATTTTAGGTAAAGTCGTCGATAGCGACAATTTTCAAAATGCCCGCAAGTTTCTGACCGGCGGTGGAGAAAAAGGGCGGCAGCTAGCCATCATCACAACAGGTACTTATCGGATCAATACGGCTTTATTTGAGGTCATTACTTCTGCGAATGCCACTAAAAACGGTATGCAGCCGTCGGACTTGAAAGTATACAAACTTGCTCCCGATCGCGTGGGAATTGCGAACGTGCTAGACGGAACTCCGATTGATGAAGGTGAAATTGCTGGCCCAATAATTCCCGGTCACGACAATTTCCAAAAAGCGCAATCTTTCATCAAGGGTGGCGGGCGCAGAGGGCTGCAAGAACAGGTGATTCTATCGGGTTCTTGGAACCTCAATCCCTGGTTTGTGCAAGTTGAACAAGTAAAAATGACGGAAGTGCCGATCGGCTATGTAGGCGTCGTAATTTCCTATGTGGGGCGATCGCACCAAGATGTAAGCGGCGCCGCTTTTACCCACGGCAATCTCGTCAACAAAGGCGATAAAGGTGTGTGGGTCGAACCGCTTTATCCCGGCAAACATCCCATCAATACAAAAGTGATGAAAGTCGAACTTGTCCCCACTACGGATGTAGTTTTAAACTTCACATCGCGGTTCAGCGGAGAACACGGCTACGACTCCAAGTTAAGTGCTTTGAAATTGCTTTCTTTTGACGGATTTACGTTTGAGTTAGAAGTTTTTCAGATCATTCATGTCGGTACTTTGGATGCACCGAGAGTGATTTCGCGGCAAGGTTCGATGCAGAATCTCATCGACCAAGTGCTGCGTCCAATTGTGGGCAATTATTTCCGCAATTCCGCTCAAGAATATACGATACTCGATTTTCTAATCGCGCGCAGCGAGCGCCAAGCAGAGGCGGCAGAACACGTGCGTCAAGCCCTGCGGGCCTACGATGTGCAGGCTGTGGACACGCTGATCGGTTTGATTTCGCCGCCACCAGAGTTAATGCAAACGCTGACCGATCGCAAAATTGCTCAGGAACAGGAGAAAACTTACGATGTGCAGCGCATTTCACAGTCGCAGCGTCAAGAATTGGTGCGCGCAACTGCGATCGCGGACATTCAAAATCAGGTGGTGGCGGCAGAACAAGGGGTGAAAATTGCCCAACTGAGCGCAACTGCTGCGATCGAACACGCAAGCGGTGAAGCAGAAGGGATTCGGCTGATGGGACAAGCAAAAGCGGATGCTTATCAAGTTGGTGTCAACGCCCTCGGTACGCAGAGTTACACGCTGCTGCAACTGATGCAGGCGATCTCAGATGGTAGTGTTCGCGTTGTTCCCGATGTCGCAGTGAATGGTAATGGCGCTAGTGGGGGTTTGCTGGACGGTTTGATGGGCATGATGATGTGGAATCAAACTAGCAAAAATGGAGAAAAGGGAGGAATATTACCTGTACTTAATTTACAGAAATCAGAGCCTGCTCTTGTGGAAGATGCGGCCCAGTTACCAGTAGCAAAGGTGAATTCCGTGAAGCCGATGAAGTCGCCGAAGTCGCCGAAGTCGCCGGATTTTCCTACTCATTCACCAGTTGCTAAGTCTGAAGCTGTTGCTGAGACTGATATTGCTTCGGTATTTGATAAATTGCGGCCCGAATATCCTAATCATTCACCAGTGGGTAAGTTTGAGGATGTTGCTGAGATTGATATTGATTCGGTATTTGGTGAATTACAATTTGACGAGATTTGA
- a CDS encoding DUF2834 domain-containing protein, whose amino-acid sequence MSVKRIIYLILAILGLVLPWYYNLQFFSNAGLLDFVNESSANLAAKSVSLDLFIATVAGSTWMYAESKRLEISFVGLYILLGVLVSFSCAFPLFLFVRETKLEKSSQVSS is encoded by the coding sequence ATGAGCGTTAAGCGAATCATTTATCTCATCCTAGCAATTCTGGGGCTTGTGCTGCCTTGGTACTATAACTTGCAGTTTTTTAGCAATGCTGGCTTGCTCGACTTTGTAAACGAGAGTTCGGCTAATCTTGCTGCGAAATCGGTAAGTTTAGATTTGTTTATCGCAACTGTAGCAGGAAGCACTTGGATGTACGCTGAGTCAAAACGATTGGAGATAAGTTTTGTAGGGCTGTACATACTTCTGGGTGTGCTTGTTTCGTTTTCATGTGCTTTCCCGCTTTTCTTGTTTGTGCGGGAAACCAAGCTGGAAAAATCAAGCCAAGTCTCAAGTTGA
- a CDS encoding energy-coupling factor ABC transporter substrate-binding protein: MNQKPTKNYQSTSRQNWLLAGAVIVLAAFPLVFVRGEYGGSDDQAKKTITEIKPGYKPWFNHLFEPASGEISSLLFASQAAMGAGVVGYVIGLYKGRSQSRQQSDNKSSE, encoded by the coding sequence GTGAATCAAAAACCTACAAAAAATTACCAATCTACTTCGCGGCAAAATTGGCTTTTGGCTGGCGCTGTGATTGTTCTGGCAGCGTTTCCTCTCGTTTTTGTGCGGGGTGAATATGGCGGTTCCGATGACCAAGCTAAGAAAACAATTACCGAAATTAAACCGGGTTATAAACCTTGGTTCAATCACTTGTTTGAGCCGGCTAGCGGAGAAATTTCAAGTCTATTGTTTGCGTCTCAAGCGGCGATGGGGGCTGGCGTAGTTGGGTACGTCATTGGGTTGTATAAAGGCCGATCGCAATCTCGGCAGCAGTCTGATAATAAATCGTCGGAATGA
- a CDS encoding DUF1523 family protein, with protein MNRNTSFQRSNTRANFLSNWFFHNSWLMWVVVCNLPVAVLNYTNVQEQEVQVIDLESRRSGESSELRLIHTNSGVFMNSDTLWWFKFNSSDVQSKLIQAKQSGKKVRIKTVGTRIPLFSQYPNILEIH; from the coding sequence ATGAACCGAAACACTTCTTTTCAACGCAGTAACACTAGAGCAAATTTTCTGTCTAATTGGTTTTTTCACAACTCATGGTTAATGTGGGTTGTTGTCTGCAACCTTCCTGTGGCAGTGTTAAATTACACCAACGTGCAAGAACAAGAGGTTCAAGTGATTGATTTGGAAAGTCGGCGATCCGGCGAGTCCAGCGAACTCCGGCTAATTCACACCAACTCCGGCGTGTTTATGAATTCAGACACGTTGTGGTGGTTCAAATTCAACAGTTCCGACGTTCAAAGCAAGCTCATTCAAGCAAAACAATCTGGTAAAAAAGTGCGGATAAAAACTGTTGGTACCCGCATCCCTTTGTTTTCCCAATATCCGAATATATTGGAAATTCATTGA
- a CDS encoding Uma2 family endonuclease: MLQYNLPRNLPSADELPDSDETPVDNELQELIPGLLKAILLLLWSERMDWFFGIDMGIYYHPDKPAIVPDAFLSLGVERFYDEELRPSYVLWDENVLPTFVLEVVSPTYRKEYSTKLEEYQALGVLYYVIYSSRRRRKPRLEVHKLVNGKYELQPGNPVWMPEIGLGIGCERGSYSGVTREWLYWYDADGKRYLTPEEQVKESTQRAQQESQRADRLAERSDRLAQRLRELGIDPDNLT, encoded by the coding sequence ATGTTACAGTACAACTTGCCGAGGAACTTGCCCTCCGCCGATGAACTACCAGACTCGGATGAAACGCCTGTGGATAACGAACTGCAAGAGCTAATACCAGGGTTGTTAAAAGCAATATTGCTCCTACTTTGGTCAGAACGCATGGACTGGTTTTTTGGCATAGATATGGGTATCTATTATCACCCGGATAAACCTGCCATTGTGCCCGATGCTTTCTTGAGTTTAGGTGTAGAAAGGTTTTATGATGAAGAATTGCGTCCCAGTTACGTGCTGTGGGATGAAAATGTTCTGCCGACTTTTGTGCTGGAAGTAGTTTCCCCAACTTATCGCAAGGAATACAGCACCAAGTTGGAGGAATATCAAGCTTTAGGCGTACTTTATTACGTCATTTATTCTTCCCGCCGCCGTCGTAAACCCCGTTTAGAAGTACACAAGTTAGTCAATGGAAAGTATGAATTACAGCCAGGAAATCCAGTTTGGATGCCAGAAATTGGTTTGGGGATTGGTTGTGAAAGGGGAAGTTATTCTGGGGTGACAAGGGAGTGGTTGTATTGGTATGATGCCGATGGAAAACGTTATCTGACTCCTGAAGAACAGGTGAAAGAATCCACGCAGCGCGCCCAACAGGAATCGCAGCGCGCCGATCGATTAGCTGAACGTTCCGATCGACTAGCTCAGCGATTGCGGGAGTTGGGGATAGATCCTGATAATCTGACCTGA
- a CDS encoding receptor ligand binding family protein: MTSDSTKGKFSPPPIFYIIAALLLIGGVSLGGKILNSLPSNSIKINTDAVKDSMSQGETLFFPKDGTPTKLQAAEAFTSGNYASAQALFDLSLQQKPNDPEALIYSNNAKAFSRNPLKIAVSIPGSTDINGSREILRGVAQAQQEINAAGGINGRLLMVEIANDNNDSKTAQKIAESLVNQSSILGVVGHYASSVTLATADIYNQGKLVAISPISTAVQLSNKSPYVLRTVPSDYVAARALTDYMLQTLKLKKAVVYFNSQSEYSKSLKGEFSTAIALQGGQVVGEYDLSNSGLSLNKSLEEAKQLGAEVIMLASNTDSLDRAFQVVQANNNRLPVLGGDDVYSPKTLDVTREQGRGMVIAVPWHILAAGSENFAKRSRKLWGGDVNWRTATAYDATQALGTALQPNPTREGVSVTLHSPLFTASGASGTISFLPSGDRNAPVQLVKVVEGSRSTYGYDFTPIP, encoded by the coding sequence ATGACATCTGATTCCACCAAGGGAAAATTTTCCCCGCCCCCGATCTTCTACATAATTGCAGCACTACTCTTAATTGGAGGAGTTAGCTTGGGCGGTAAAATCCTTAATTCATTGCCTAGCAACTCGATCAAAATCAATACTGATGCTGTTAAAGATTCCATGAGCCAAGGGGAGACTCTATTCTTTCCAAAAGACGGCACTCCTACTAAACTCCAAGCGGCAGAAGCGTTTACAAGTGGCAACTATGCAAGTGCACAAGCATTATTCGATCTATCGCTGCAACAAAAGCCTAACGATCCCGAAGCTTTGATTTACAGCAACAATGCCAAAGCATTCTCGCGCAACCCACTTAAAATTGCGGTTTCTATTCCAGGGAGTACCGATATCAATGGCTCCCGTGAAATTCTGAGAGGCGTGGCTCAAGCTCAACAGGAAATTAATGCGGCTGGCGGTATCAATGGTCGGTTACTCATGGTTGAAATTGCCAATGACAACAACGATAGTAAAACCGCACAAAAAATTGCTGAATCATTAGTCAATCAGTCAAGTATTCTTGGTGTTGTTGGACACTATGCCAGTAGTGTGACGCTAGCCACTGCCGATATCTATAACCAGGGCAAGCTGGTCGCAATTTCTCCAATTAGTACAGCGGTTCAACTGTCAAATAAAAGCCCCTATGTGTTGCGGACAGTACCAAGCGACTATGTTGCAGCTAGGGCGCTGACTGACTATATGCTGCAAACATTGAAGCTGAAAAAAGCGGTTGTTTATTTCAATTCCCAAAGTGAATACAGTAAATCTCTTAAGGGGGAATTTAGCACTGCGATCGCCCTCCAAGGCGGCCAAGTTGTGGGCGAATACGATCTGTCCAATTCGGGCCTCAGCCTCAACAAAAGTTTAGAAGAAGCTAAACAGCTCGGAGCAGAAGTGATTATGCTAGCCAGCAATACGGATTCGCTCGATCGCGCTTTCCAGGTTGTCCAGGCCAATAATAATCGCTTACCTGTGCTCGGTGGGGATGATGTTTACAGCCCCAAAACCCTAGATGTGACCCGCGAGCAAGGACGCGGCATGGTCATAGCAGTGCCTTGGCACATTCTGGCTGCGGGGTCGGAGAACTTCGCAAAACGATCGCGCAAACTCTGGGGCGGCGATGTTAACTGGCGCACCGCAACTGCCTATGATGCGACTCAAGCTCTCGGCACAGCTTTGCAACCAAATCCCACTCGTGAAGGTGTTTCGGTAACCTTGCACAGTCCATTGTTTACTGCATCGGGAGCTTCTGGCACGATCTCATTTCTGCCATCGGGCGATCGTAATGCTCCTGTGCAGTTGGTGAAAGTGGTCGAAGGTAGTCGTTCCACCTACGGCTATGATTTCACCCCGATTCCCTAG
- a CDS encoding energy-coupling factor ABC transporter permease, with protein MAGLSGYIVLGSATPAAAMHISEGFLPVQWAAFWWMVALPFFAVGLRSITRITKEHPELKLLLALAGAFTFVLSALKIPSVTGSCSHPTGTGLGAILFGPSVMAVLGALVLLFQTLLLAHGGLTTLGANMFSMAIVGPFAAYFIYQLLLRTGSQRAAIFCAAALADLLTYVTTSIQLALAFPAASGGFMASFLKFAGIFAITQVPLAISEGLLTLLVWNWLHSYGKPELETLKLLRQES; from the coding sequence ATGGCTGGCTTGAGTGGTTATATTGTCCTGGGTTCGGCAACGCCCGCCGCAGCTATGCACATTTCGGAAGGTTTTTTGCCGGTGCAATGGGCGGCATTTTGGTGGATGGTGGCGTTGCCTTTTTTTGCAGTAGGTTTGCGATCAATTACTCGCATTACAAAAGAACACCCGGAACTTAAACTATTGCTGGCTTTGGCGGGTGCGTTTACTTTTGTGCTTTCTGCTTTAAAAATTCCCTCGGTAACGGGGAGTTGTTCTCACCCGACGGGTACGGGTTTGGGTGCAATTTTGTTCGGCCCTTCGGTGATGGCTGTACTGGGGGCTTTAGTTCTGCTTTTTCAAACGTTACTGTTAGCGCATGGTGGGTTGACAACGCTGGGAGCTAATATGTTTTCGATGGCGATTGTGGGCCCTTTCGCTGCGTATTTTATCTATCAATTGCTGTTGCGAACTGGCAGCCAGCGGGCGGCAATTTTTTGTGCTGCGGCTTTGGCAGATTTGCTGACTTATGTGACGACTTCGATTCAATTAGCGTTAGCTTTTCCGGCAGCAAGTGGCGGTTTTATGGCTTCGTTTCTCAAATTTGCGGGCATCTTTGCTATCACTCAAGTACCTCTGGCTATCAGTGAGGGATTGCTGACTCTATTGGTCTGGAATTGGCTGCATTCTTACGGGAAACCGGAGTTGGAAACTTTGAAATTATTGAGACAGGAGTCATAA
- a CDS encoding FAD-dependent oxidoreductase: protein MVMDLRSYDIICFGDEVPGVLAVVSASREYLRRTKRYPRILLMSKGSLQEGIGGHLVRGGLAYLDRSQISEELQQSLKLDTFGSPATIYKEFVQKSGVKAIALDPRKASAALKEMLVQAGADLLSKVEIKSVSKEGQKIASITTSQGVVYAGKQFIDATVNAELAQAAGVRKLKGFETFGLPNSELPVTLVFETQGLSARSLKEFDYIYLKRFTNLADAESQKFLLYAADKDAKLAEELRREMKDTKGNLKTLWAGNDYIDVRSPALSVAYHSFRGIKLSFSETGTILDEGNIAILPNDRLSWNALLFAVTASEAEALARSGSKPTANMQREMLFITTWLRSLGATSVTYASELYIRHAGNVTGVVEPLTGAQMLSGGVPANEALATFSYHFDVRGGIRGLGDKANRLGWFKSLSFKHPIFNIGIRHALIKNVPNLAVVSPCSGFEGFACSVGRIVEFNAAVGQGVGIAAVNAILNNKNLADVSNREVRQVLAETGQLPKIFGTPNNGDAMLLAQFETLASSDAIA from the coding sequence ATGGTCATGGATCTGCGTTCTTACGATATCATCTGTTTTGGTGATGAAGTTCCAGGAGTTCTAGCTGTTGTCTCTGCTTCCAGAGAATATCTTCGCCGCACAAAGCGTTATCCGCGAATTCTGCTAATGTCTAAAGGAAGCTTGCAAGAAGGAATTGGCGGGCATTTGGTAAGAGGTGGCCTTGCTTATTTAGATAGAAGTCAGATTAGTGAAGAACTTCAACAATCTTTAAAGTTAGATACCTTTGGTTCACCGGCGACAATCTATAAAGAGTTCGTGCAAAAATCCGGTGTTAAGGCAATTGCACTTGACCCCCGCAAAGCCAGTGCAGCGCTGAAAGAAATGCTGGTACAAGCTGGGGCAGATCTCCTCAGCAAAGTAGAAATTAAATCAGTCAGTAAAGAAGGTCAAAAAATTGCCAGTATAACCACCTCTCAAGGCGTAGTTTATGCCGGCAAGCAATTTATTGATGCCACTGTCAATGCCGAATTAGCTCAAGCTGCCGGTGTGAGAAAGCTGAAGGGATTTGAAACATTTGGTCTGCCTAACTCAGAACTTCCAGTCACCCTCGTTTTTGAAACTCAAGGACTCAGTGCAAGATCACTGAAAGAATTCGATTACATTTATCTAAAACGCTTTACCAACCTGGCCGATGCAGAGAGTCAAAAATTTTTGCTGTACGCTGCCGACAAGGATGCCAAACTAGCAGAAGAACTCCGGCGGGAAATGAAAGACACTAAAGGCAATCTCAAAACTCTGTGGGCGGGCAACGATTACATCGATGTTCGCTCACCGGCTCTGTCTGTAGCTTACCACTCCTTTAGAGGAATAAAACTATCTTTTTCTGAAACCGGCACAATTTTAGATGAGGGAAATATAGCTATACTTCCAAATGACAGACTTTCATGGAATGCGCTTTTATTTGCCGTCACCGCCAGCGAAGCGGAAGCCTTAGCTAGAAGCGGGAGCAAACCCACGGCTAATATGCAAAGAGAGATGTTATTTATTACAACTTGGCTGAGGAGTTTGGGGGCTACTTCTGTTACTTATGCCTCAGAACTTTATATCAGACACGCCGGCAATGTGACGGGAGTTGTAGAACCTTTAACTGGCGCACAAATGCTGTCAGGTGGCGTACCTGCTAATGAGGCACTGGCAACATTTAGCTATCATTTTGATGTACGGGGAGGCATCCGGGGTCTTGGCGATAAAGCAAACCGTCTAGGATGGTTTAAAAGTCTGAGTTTTAAACACCCTATCTTTAATATTGGCATCCGCCACGCATTAATTAAAAACGTTCCTAACCTGGCAGTGGTCAGTCCCTGTTCTGGATTTGAAGGGTTTGCTTGTTCGGTCGGCAGAATTGTGGAATTCAACGCCGCAGTTGGTCAAGGTGTGGGTATCGCTGCTGTTAATGCCATTCTAAATAACAAAAATCTAGCCGATGTATCTAACCGAGAAGTGAGACAAGTTCTCGCTGAAACAGGTCAGTTACCTAAAATTTTTGGAACTCCAAATAATGGTGATGCAATGCTATTGGCGCAATTCGAGACTCTTGCCAGTTCGGATGCTATTGCGTAA
- the cbiQ gene encoding cobalt ECF transporter T component CbiQ, translated as MNHQIDSLAYTNRLRGLPPSHKLSFAIALLILSLVSGAIVQLSIALWLAVWIVVYAGIPGKLYLRLLSLPLMFLLTSLPALAMGAVAGDRIPAIQWDIWQGWGISIGTFYLYVSRTGIYQVSLLFARAFASTSCMYFILLTVPFTEILQILRQLRCPELVTELLLLMYRFIFSLLAIADELWIAQNSRCGYRTWKRGMHSLSILIGQLLQRTLENYRQVSLSLASRGFNGELRVWNSYPYKPSRRYTFEAVFGCTVLTLLSAVFQG; from the coding sequence ATGAACCATCAGATTGATAGTCTGGCTTATACAAATCGCTTGCGCGGGTTGCCGCCATCTCACAAGTTATCATTTGCGATCGCCCTTTTAATTCTGTCTCTCGTTTCTGGGGCGATCGTCCAATTGTCGATCGCCCTTTGGTTGGCTGTCTGGATCGTCGTCTATGCCGGTATTCCGGGGAAACTGTATTTGCGGTTGCTGTCGCTACCGTTGATGTTTTTGCTGACAAGTTTGCCTGCTTTGGCGATGGGTGCGGTTGCGGGCGATCGTATCCCTGCAATTCAGTGGGATATTTGGCAAGGTTGGGGGATTAGCATCGGCACTTTTTATCTGTATGTGAGCCGCACCGGAATATACCAAGTGAGCTTGCTATTTGCCCGCGCCTTCGCATCCACAAGCTGTATGTATTTCATCCTCTTAACGGTTCCATTTACCGAAATCTTGCAGATTCTCAGACAATTACGCTGTCCAGAGTTAGTCACAGAACTGCTATTACTAATGTATCGGTTTATTTTTAGCTTATTGGCGATCGCCGATGAACTTTGGATTGCTCAAAACTCGCGCTGCGGCTACCGCACTTGGAAGCGGGGAATGCACAGTTTAAGCATTTTAATCGGGCAATTGCTTCAGCGAACTTTGGAAAACTACCGTCAAGTTTCGTTGAGTTTAGCGTCGCGCGGCTTTAATGGAGAACTGCGCGTTTGGAATTCTTATCCTTATAAACCTTCGCGAAGATATACATTTGAAGCCGTGTTTGGTTGCACGGTTTTAACTTTGTTAAGCGCGGTATTTCAAGGCTAA
- a CDS encoding protease HtpX: MLNQIKTVALLGLLSALLTTISYGVIGGTGGAIIGIVLTAAMNFSAWYYSDKIALAAYGARPVTASRSPKIYSMVERLCQRAGLPVPAVYTIATPAANAFATGRDPEHAAIAFTDGILNLLSDDELEGVIAHELSHIQNRDTLTQAVAATVAGAISLLAQMASNAMWFGVGGGDRSDRNPFALILTVILAPIAATAIQLAISRTREFSADTSAAKLTGNPRALANALQRLETSARQIPIQSNPAFAPLLIVNFSGGNWYTSLFSTHPSTQARIKNLLKLEH; the protein is encoded by the coding sequence ATGCTGAATCAAATTAAAACAGTTGCTTTGTTAGGTCTGCTGAGCGCCCTGTTAACTACCATTAGCTATGGAGTCATCGGCGGTACAGGTGGTGCGATTATAGGTATTGTCTTGACCGCTGCGATGAATTTCAGTGCTTGGTATTACTCAGATAAAATTGCGCTAGCGGCTTACGGTGCTCGACCTGTAACTGCTAGCCGATCGCCGAAAATTTACAGCATGGTGGAAAGACTCTGCCAACGCGCGGGTTTGCCCGTACCAGCAGTGTACACGATCGCCACTCCGGCTGCCAATGCTTTTGCGACTGGTCGCGACCCGGAACACGCAGCGATCGCTTTTACTGATGGCATTCTGAATCTGCTGTCAGACGACGAACTCGAAGGGGTGATCGCGCACGAACTCAGCCACATCCAGAACCGCGACACCCTGACGCAAGCGGTAGCAGCTACGGTTGCAGGTGCGATTTCGCTGTTAGCGCAGATGGCTAGCAATGCTATGTGGTTTGGAGTGGGAGGAGGCGATCGCAGCGATCGCAATCCTTTCGCGTTGATTTTAACTGTCATCTTGGCTCCCATTGCTGCTACAGCAATTCAGTTAGCCATTTCGCGCACGCGGGAATTTTCTGCCGATACAAGTGCAGCAAAATTAACTGGAAACCCGCGCGCTTTAGCTAATGCTTTGCAACGCTTAGAAACCAGTGCACGACAAATACCAATTCAAAGCAATCCCGCTTTTGCACCGCTGTTAATTGTCAATTTTTCGGGGGGAAATTGGTATACAAGTCTATTTTCTACTCACCCTTCCACACAGGCGCGAATTAAAAATTTGTTGAAATTAGAACACTAA